Proteins from one Pontibacter korlensis genomic window:
- a CDS encoding alanine/glycine:cation symporter family protein, whose amino-acid sequence MENIISSINDIVWSNALIILCLGAGIYFSIVTKFLQLRYIREMLHLLFNGESSQKGVSSFQAFSIAIAGRVGTGNIAGVATAIAMGGPGAVFWMWVIAFLGSASAFVEATLGQIYKQVKDGEYRGGPAYYIEKGLGVKWYAVIFAIATIISMALFLPGVQSNSIASGMNNAFGVPVAVTGGLVTVLLALIVFGGVKRIGKVAQVAVPFMAGAYILMTIIIICMNLSEVPAVISLIVSSAFDLEPAFAGVFGMAISWGVKRGIYSNEAGQGTAPHAAAAAEVSHPAKQGLVQAFSVYVDTLFVCTATAFMILFTGQYNVVNPEGGFIVENLPGVAFGPEYTQLAVNTHFPSLGSGFVAISLLFFAFTTIMAYYYIAETNISYLNSTGNKWMVWALRALILASTFYGSVKTAESAWMLGDIGVGIMAWLNVIAIILLRKPALRALKDYQEQRAAGLDPVFSPKKLGIENAEEWDKSIKEDKELQAV is encoded by the coding sequence ATGGAAAACATTATCAGTTCAATTAACGACATTGTCTGGAGTAACGCACTAATTATACTTTGCCTTGGGGCGGGGATATACTTTTCAATAGTAACTAAGTTTTTGCAGCTCCGCTACATCCGTGAGATGCTGCACCTTCTGTTCAATGGGGAATCATCCCAAAAAGGAGTTAGCTCTTTTCAGGCTTTTTCTATTGCAATTGCAGGTCGCGTAGGTACAGGTAACATAGCTGGTGTAGCCACGGCCATTGCTATGGGTGGCCCGGGAGCTGTATTCTGGATGTGGGTAATTGCTTTTCTGGGCAGTGCTTCTGCCTTTGTGGAAGCAACCCTGGGTCAGATATATAAGCAGGTAAAAGACGGTGAGTATAGAGGCGGTCCTGCTTATTATATTGAAAAAGGCCTTGGTGTAAAGTGGTATGCCGTAATCTTTGCCATTGCCACTATCATCAGCATGGCACTTTTCCTGCCGGGTGTTCAGAGTAACAGTATAGCTTCCGGTATGAACAATGCGTTTGGTGTGCCTGTAGCCGTAACAGGTGGACTAGTTACAGTACTGCTGGCGCTCATCGTGTTCGGTGGTGTAAAACGTATTGGCAAAGTAGCACAGGTGGCGGTTCCTTTTATGGCTGGAGCCTATATCCTCATGACCATTATCATTATCTGCATGAACCTGTCTGAGGTGCCAGCCGTGATCAGCCTGATCGTTAGCTCAGCATTTGACCTGGAGCCTGCTTTTGCCGGTGTTTTTGGTATGGCTATTTCCTGGGGTGTGAAGCGCGGTATTTACTCGAACGAGGCAGGCCAGGGTACAGCACCACATGCTGCTGCGGCTGCAGAAGTGAGCCACCCAGCAAAACAAGGTTTAGTACAAGCTTTCTCTGTGTATGTGGATACACTATTTGTTTGTACCGCAACAGCTTTCATGATCCTTTTCACCGGGCAGTATAACGTTGTGAATCCTGAAGGAGGCTTTATAGTAGAGAACCTGCCAGGCGTGGCGTTTGGCCCGGAGTATACTCAGCTAGCTGTAAATACACACTTTCCATCCCTAGGCAGTGGCTTTGTGGCTATCTCCCTTCTTTTCTTTGCCTTCACCACCATTATGGCCTATTACTACATAGCTGAGACCAACATTAGTTATCTTAACTCAACAGGCAACAAATGGATGGTATGGGCACTACGTGCATTAATACTAGCCTCTACCTTCTACGGGTCTGTTAAAACAGCAGAGTCTGCCTGGATGCTGGGTGACATTGGGGTGGGTATTATGGCTTGGCTAAACGTTATTGCCATTATACTACTGAGAAAACCTGCACTGCGTGCGCTAAAAGATTACCAGGAACAACGTGCTGCAGGCCTAGATCCAGTTTTTAGCCCTAAGAAGCTGGGCATCGAAAACGCAGAGGAATGGGATAAAAGCATAAAGGAGGACAAAGAACTACAGGCAGTTTAA
- a CDS encoding YceI family protein: protein MAITKWAIDPLHSEVYFKVKHLVISTVTGSFNNFTGGATTQGEDFNNAEIHFSLDVKSIYTKVEARDAHLRSADFFDAENHPNIHFQSTSFTKMHGDTFTLFGMLTIKTITKPVELTAEFGGFAHDEHGNLKAGFEVSGTISRWEFGLTYNPLSKTGGLVLGEDITLVASIQLAQKEAQPIQS from the coding sequence ATGGCAATAACAAAATGGGCTATTGACCCCCTACACTCAGAAGTATATTTTAAAGTTAAGCACCTGGTAATTTCTACTGTAACGGGCTCTTTTAACAATTTTACAGGTGGAGCAACTACACAGGGAGAAGACTTCAACAATGCTGAGATACATTTCTCACTTGATGTAAAAAGTATCTACACAAAAGTTGAGGCTCGGGATGCACACCTTAGATCAGCTGATTTCTTCGATGCTGAAAATCACCCTAACATTCACTTTCAGTCGACCAGCTTTACCAAAATGCATGGCGATACTTTTACTTTGTTTGGGATGCTGACGATTAAAACCATTACCAAACCCGTAGAGCTTACAGCTGAGTTTGGTGGCTTTGCACATGATGAGCATGGAAACCTGAAGGCAGGCTTTGAGGTAAGTGGTACCATTAGCCGTTGGGAGTTTGGCCTTACATACAACCCACTAAGCAAAACAGGAGGACTAGTGCTGGGTGAGGATATTACCTTAGTAGCCAGTATACAGCTTGCGCAGAAAGAAGCGCAGCCTATACAGTCTTAA
- a CDS encoding glutamate synthase subunit beta: MGKADGFLKFSRELPAARAPKERINDSNEIYTSFPEEKTKMQAARCMDCGVPFCHNGCPLGNLIPDFNDAVYEGEWERAAQILYSTNNFPEFTGRICPAPCESSCVLSINKPAVAIEHIEKAIAEKSFELGLVKPQPPVRRTGKKVAVVGSGPAGLAAAAQLNQAGHEVHVYDKDDKAGGLLRYGIPDFKLEKWTIDRRLAILEAEGIHFHLGVEIGKDVTLKKLHRKHDAVLMAIGSSKPRVLDIPGNHLKGIHFAMDYLTLHNRRVAGEEIPVEQDIHAKDKHVLVIGGGDTGSDCVGTANRHFAKSVTQLQYRQMPSSVRTPENPWPEWPMTLTASSSHEEGCERSWGWLTKEFIADENGFVKGLKVVELEWKNSREYAEKPDSEKILPCDLAFIAIGYERPMHDAFKASFEFETDQRGNFKVEDWQTNIPGIFAAGDAYRGQSLVVWAISDGREAARAIDTYLMGKSDLPSKEVSKLMLEM, encoded by the coding sequence ATGGGAAAAGCAGACGGATTTTTGAAATTTAGCCGCGAGCTGCCAGCAGCACGCGCTCCCAAAGAAAGAATAAACGACTCTAACGAGATCTATACTTCCTTCCCGGAGGAAAAAACAAAAATGCAGGCCGCCCGCTGTATGGACTGTGGTGTACCTTTTTGCCACAACGGCTGCCCTCTGGGTAACCTGATACCAGACTTCAATGATGCGGTGTATGAGGGAGAGTGGGAACGTGCCGCACAGATTCTGTACAGCACGAACAACTTTCCTGAGTTTACAGGCCGCATCTGCCCTGCCCCTTGCGAGTCCAGCTGTGTACTGTCAATCAATAAGCCAGCAGTAGCTATTGAGCATATTGAAAAAGCCATTGCGGAGAAATCTTTTGAGCTGGGGCTGGTAAAACCACAGCCTCCTGTGCGTCGAACTGGTAAAAAAGTAGCTGTTGTAGGTTCGGGCCCCGCAGGCCTAGCAGCCGCTGCACAGCTAAACCAGGCGGGCCATGAGGTACATGTGTATGATAAAGACGATAAAGCCGGCGGCTTGCTGCGTTATGGTATACCCGACTTTAAGCTGGAGAAATGGACCATTGACCGCAGGCTAGCCATCCTGGAAGCAGAAGGCATCCACTTTCATTTAGGTGTCGAGATCGGCAAGGATGTAACGCTTAAGAAGCTGCACCGCAAGCACGATGCTGTTCTGATGGCTATAGGCTCAAGCAAGCCTCGGGTATTGGATATTCCTGGCAATCACCTGAAGGGTATTCATTTTGCCATGGACTACCTCACACTGCACAACCGTAGAGTAGCCGGAGAAGAGATACCAGTAGAACAAGATATTCACGCCAAGGATAAGCATGTGCTGGTGATTGGCGGCGGCGACACAGGCTCTGATTGCGTGGGCACAGCTAACAGGCATTTTGCCAAATCTGTCACGCAGCTACAGTACCGCCAAATGCCTTCTTCGGTACGTACACCAGAAAACCCGTGGCCAGAGTGGCCTATGACTCTCACAGCATCTTCCTCGCACGAAGAGGGCTGTGAGCGCAGCTGGGGTTGGCTAACAAAGGAATTCATAGCCGATGAAAATGGCTTTGTGAAAGGCCTAAAGGTAGTGGAATTAGAGTGGAAGAACAGCCGCGAGTATGCCGAAAAGCCTGATAGCGAAAAGATACTTCCATGCGATCTTGCCTTTATCGCTATTGGTTATGAGCGTCCAATGCACGATGCATTCAAGGCAAGCTTTGAGTTTGAGACCGACCAACGCGGCAACTTTAAGGTAGAGGATTGGCAAACTAATATACCCGGTATTTTTGCCGCTGGTGATGCCTATCGCGGGCAGTCGCTGGTAGTCTGGGCTATCTCCGACGGACGTGAAGCTGCCCGTGCCATAGATACTTATCTGATGGGTAAGTCAGATCTACCTTCAAAAGAAGTATCCAAACTGATGCTGGAGATGTAG
- a CDS encoding GIY-YIG nuclease family protein, with product MSSCNYIVYITTKPRKTTLYTGVTNDLPRRLQEHFVNSGNASTFAGKYYCYNPVYYHAIEREKEIKKWNHSKKESLITRFNPCWKFLNLEVQVE from the coding sequence ATGTCCTCCTGCAACTATATCGTCTACATTACAACAAAACCGCGTAAAACGACCCTCTACACAGGCGTAACTAATGATTTGCCAAGACGGCTGCAGGAGCACTTTGTGAACAGTGGAAACGCATCTACGTTCGCAGGTAAGTACTATTGTTATAACCCCGTCTACTATCATGCTATTGAGCGAGAGAAGGAAATTAAGAAGTGGAACCATAGTAAAAAAGAAAGTCTAATCACCCGGTTTAACCCATGTTGGAAGTTTCTTAACCTAGAAGTACAGGTTGAGTAG
- the hrpB gene encoding ATP-dependent helicase HrpB codes for MNTTSKLLATLPDLPVVEALPQLLEVLNSNNRAVLEAPPGAGKTTLVPLALLDAAWRENGKILVLEPRRLATRAAAERMADLLGEPVGQTVGYWVRMDHVVSRKTRVEVVTEGILTRMIQDDPALEGVAAIIFDEFHERNLQADLGLALALDAQAVLRPDLRILVMSATLDATATGKWLKAPVVRSEGRLFPVQTNYLPPAEVAAAGAYLAQRLSNLVPRAILKVLNQELEGDILVFLPGMGEIRKVAQQLEEKLPAEVELHLLHGDLPLSKQVAAIQPSTKKKRKIVLATSIAETSLTIEGVKIVIDGGYARVPKFVPRTGLTTLDTVPVSQAGADQRRGRAGRLGPGICYRLWSEADQLQLPARQAPEIFEADLTGLVLELALWGVKDATTLNWLDVPPAAALALAKDLLQRLQAIDHSGNPTAHGKALASLGIHPRLGHLVMRGHELSFGATACALAALLSERDILKPIQLSWGDGIPDLQLRLELLAGQRPPTPGFMVDENALRRVKEQALNLRQRLREAGSSINPEQAGILTALAYPDRLAQRETSGRVRLVSGQRANLPTELFGEAEFYAVAHLDLAKQPRIQLAAPITKADLQEHFSDQVETLQEVKWAEATQQVKARSISRLGALVLDESAITKPDPEMVSEALLQALREKGIDRLPWSDAALRVRQRLAFLHTLDPTTWPDVSSESLAERINEWLAPHLLGLRSLDQVSRLDFQEILLSGLSWEQRQEMDKLAPSHLQVPSGSRIAIDYSDTDTPVLAVRLQEVFGMLDTPRVGGGKVPLLIHLLSPASRPVQVTRDLRSFWSSGYFEVRKDLRGRYPKHHWPEDPLSATPTRGTKKRPQ; via the coding sequence GTGAATACTACTTCTAAACTACTTGCCACACTTCCTGACCTACCTGTAGTAGAGGCACTACCACAATTGTTAGAGGTATTAAACTCGAATAATCGAGCTGTGCTGGAGGCACCGCCTGGTGCAGGTAAGACTACGCTCGTGCCTTTGGCGCTGCTGGATGCAGCTTGGCGTGAAAACGGTAAGATACTGGTGTTGGAGCCACGCAGGTTAGCTACCAGGGCAGCCGCAGAGCGCATGGCAGACCTTCTTGGGGAGCCCGTAGGCCAGACTGTGGGCTATTGGGTTCGGATGGATCATGTGGTGTCCCGGAAAACGAGAGTAGAAGTAGTAACCGAAGGTATTCTCACCCGCATGATCCAAGATGACCCGGCACTGGAGGGAGTAGCGGCAATCATCTTTGATGAATTTCACGAACGAAACTTGCAGGCAGATTTAGGCTTGGCACTTGCCCTGGATGCACAGGCTGTATTAAGGCCTGACCTACGCATTTTGGTAATGAGTGCCACCCTGGACGCAACAGCCACTGGCAAGTGGTTGAAGGCACCTGTTGTCCGCAGCGAGGGTCGTCTTTTTCCGGTGCAAACGAACTACCTCCCTCCTGCCGAAGTTGCTGCCGCTGGCGCTTACCTAGCACAACGGCTGTCAAACCTTGTACCTAGGGCAATCCTAAAAGTGCTGAACCAGGAACTTGAAGGGGATATACTTGTCTTCTTGCCAGGTATGGGAGAGATAAGAAAAGTCGCTCAGCAACTCGAAGAAAAGCTTCCTGCAGAGGTGGAACTCCACCTGCTTCACGGCGACCTGCCACTCTCTAAGCAAGTAGCAGCCATACAGCCTTCAACTAAGAAAAAACGCAAAATTGTGTTGGCAACAAGTATAGCCGAGACAAGCTTAACCATAGAAGGCGTGAAGATTGTTATAGATGGTGGCTATGCACGCGTGCCTAAGTTTGTGCCTCGCACAGGACTAACCACACTCGACACGGTGCCTGTATCTCAGGCTGGTGCAGACCAGCGTAGAGGTCGTGCCGGAAGGTTAGGGCCAGGCATTTGCTACCGCTTATGGTCAGAGGCAGATCAGTTACAATTGCCAGCAAGGCAAGCTCCAGAGATCTTTGAGGCGGACCTGACAGGCTTAGTGCTGGAGCTCGCTCTGTGGGGAGTGAAGGATGCCACAACACTTAACTGGCTTGATGTTCCTCCTGCTGCTGCACTAGCATTGGCAAAAGACCTCCTACAACGCCTGCAAGCCATTGACCATAGTGGGAACCCAACAGCACATGGTAAGGCGCTGGCTTCACTTGGTATACACCCACGGTTAGGCCACCTGGTTATGCGTGGGCATGAATTAAGCTTTGGTGCTACTGCCTGTGCATTGGCTGCGCTATTATCGGAGCGAGACATTCTAAAGCCTATACAGTTATCTTGGGGAGACGGCATACCTGACCTGCAACTGCGTCTGGAATTGCTGGCTGGGCAACGACCTCCTACTCCTGGCTTTATGGTAGACGAAAACGCATTGCGACGGGTAAAGGAACAGGCTCTAAACCTGCGACAGAGGCTGCGGGAAGCCGGCAGTAGCATAAATCCTGAACAGGCAGGTATACTTACAGCCCTTGCGTATCCAGACCGGCTGGCACAGCGAGAAACTTCAGGACGAGTTAGGCTTGTAAGCGGGCAGCGGGCTAATTTACCTACTGAGCTCTTCGGGGAGGCTGAATTCTACGCTGTAGCCCATTTAGACTTAGCAAAGCAGCCCCGCATACAGTTGGCAGCCCCAATCACTAAGGCCGATTTGCAGGAGCATTTCTCTGATCAGGTAGAGACTTTACAGGAAGTAAAGTGGGCTGAGGCTACTCAACAGGTAAAGGCACGCAGCATTAGCCGTCTCGGAGCATTGGTGCTGGACGAGAGTGCTATTACCAAACCTGACCCTGAAATGGTTTCAGAAGCTCTTCTGCAGGCTCTCCGCGAAAAAGGTATAGATCGCTTGCCTTGGTCTGACGCAGCACTGCGCGTACGGCAGCGTCTAGCGTTTTTGCATACACTGGACCCTACTACCTGGCCTGATGTATCGAGCGAATCACTTGCTGAACGTATAAATGAATGGTTGGCACCTCACCTTCTCGGGCTACGCTCACTGGACCAGGTGTCCCGGCTCGATTTCCAGGAGATCTTGCTATCCGGGCTGAGTTGGGAACAACGCCAGGAAATGGACAAATTGGCCCCCTCTCACCTACAGGTACCGAGCGGCTCACGCATCGCGATTGATTATTCTGACACCGACACTCCTGTACTGGCCGTGCGCCTGCAGGAAGTATTTGGTATGCTTGATACACCACGTGTTGGTGGAGGCAAGGTCCCTCTGCTTATACACCTTCTCTCTCCTGCCTCACGCCCTGTACAAGTAACCCGAGACCTGCGCAGCTTCTGGAGTAGTGGTTATTTTGAGGTGCGCAAAGACCTACGCGGTCGCTACCCAAAGCACCACTGGCCTGAGGATCCACTATCAGCTACTCCTACCCGGGGCACAAAGAAGAGGCCGCAGTAA
- the gltB gene encoding glutamate synthase large subunit: protein MTQHNSPIKGLYRSEFEHDACGVGCVVNLNGRKSHSVVKDALTMLTNMEHRGATGSDPETGDGAGILVQLPHSFLKKQLSDFAIKLPQEGSYGVGMVFFPTVYEVRDKCRQAINKCIQRMGFTLLGYRLVPVNGRVPGHESKAVEPYIEQVFVRPTDECIKGDELERKLFVLRSLITHEINQTVRGENGTFYIASFSSRTIIYKGQLKTDQVEKYYHDLRHPEFKSALAVVHSRFSTNTFPNWKLAQPFRFIAHNGEINTIRGNVNKMKSKEALMYSPLFTEEEMKWLLPITNPANSDSANLDAMVELLTLAGRPLPHVMMMLVPEAWQDNRFMDTYKKAFYKYHAALIEPWDGPAALFFTNGKQIGATLDRNGLRPVRFCITKQGKLVMASEAGALPVNPKDVVRRGRLQPGKMLLADLEQHRIYEDEEIKQMVCNDKPYLEWIQQNRIKLHQRPEPQIRLNAVSPEKLRLKQKAYGYTSEDLKLIIQPMATTGKEPLGSMGSDTPLAVLSRQSQHVANYFKQHFAQVSNPPIDPIRERLVMSLFTRLGESLNVLDETPAHTRQIHISHPVLSHGDFNKIINLKSEGFEHHVINATFSTTQKGSLQKALDEICAEAEAAVGEGKKILIISNRAIEPTRAAIPSLLAVGAIHHHLVEKRIRTKTGLVVEAGDAWETHHFATIIGYGASCVYPYMVYDTIQHLLEQQKLDVSQKFEFEHYAEKYIQAVGNGLLKILSKMGISTLQSYQSAQIFECLGFGQEVIQKCFKGTVSRLEGLNFEDLEQEALVKHQSAYLDEQQLLETGGFFQWKRRGEEHLLRPEVIHLLQKSTKLNDYRLYKEYAKLLREHQQKAITLRHLFEFRKRQSVPLDEVEPVESILKRFATGAMSFGSLSHEAHSTLAVAMNRIGGKSNSGEGGEDEARYIINENGDSERSAIKQVASGRFGVTSHYLANADEIQIKIAQGAKPGEGGQLPGHKVDHWIARVRHSTPGVGLISPPPHHDIYSIEDLKQLIYDLKNANPNARINVKLVAEAGVGTIAAGVAKAKADAIMISGADGGTGASPLSSIRHTGLPWEMGLAEAHQTLVKNNLRSRVVLQTDGKLMTGYDLAVATLLGAEEYGVATAALIAEGCIMMRKCHLNTCPVGIATQNPELRRLFTGEPEHVVNLFRFMAQELREIMATLGFRSINEMVGQPQVLKVRNDLDHWKLKNLTFDPILHQEVAPNNVGIYHQIHQEHDIQEILDRKLIADFYNGKKEGLQYRIINVDRSVGAMLSYEVSTKYGKAGLPEDSFYATFHGSAGQTFGGFLAPGLTFHLVGEANDYLGKGLSGGKLILQPFEGTTYVAHEHIITGNVALYGATSGTAYINGMAGERFCVRNSGAEAVVEGIGDHGCEYMTGGKVLVLGSVGKNFAAGMSGGMAFIYDPTNAFPEQCNLDMVNLEQPDTADLAWIEQKLREHATYTGSVQAKELLKGWHAHQKFFQKVMPHDLKKALQQQESETLKVIA from the coding sequence ATGACCCAGCATAATTCCCCAATTAAAGGACTGTATAGATCCGAGTTTGAACATGATGCCTGTGGTGTTGGATGCGTTGTGAATTTGAACGGCAGAAAATCTCATAGTGTCGTTAAAGATGCGCTAACCATGCTCACAAACATGGAGCACCGGGGCGCTACAGGCAGTGATCCGGAAACCGGAGACGGAGCAGGCATTTTAGTGCAGCTCCCCCACAGTTTCCTAAAAAAGCAACTAAGCGATTTCGCCATCAAACTACCACAAGAAGGTAGCTATGGCGTTGGCATGGTTTTCTTTCCTACAGTTTATGAGGTAAGGGATAAGTGTAGGCAAGCTATAAACAAGTGCATACAGAGAATGGGGTTTACGCTGCTTGGTTATCGCCTGGTACCTGTAAACGGACGTGTGCCTGGGCATGAGTCCAAGGCAGTGGAGCCATATATAGAGCAGGTATTTGTACGTCCCACCGATGAATGTATAAAAGGAGACGAATTAGAGCGCAAGTTGTTTGTTCTCCGTAGCCTGATCACACACGAAATCAACCAAACTGTTCGCGGCGAGAACGGCACTTTTTATATTGCCAGCTTCTCTTCCCGCACCATTATTTATAAGGGACAGCTGAAAACTGACCAAGTAGAAAAATATTACCACGACCTTCGCCACCCGGAGTTTAAGTCGGCTCTGGCTGTGGTACACTCCCGCTTCTCAACCAATACCTTCCCTAACTGGAAACTGGCCCAACCGTTCCGCTTCATTGCGCATAATGGCGAGATTAACACCATACGTGGAAACGTGAACAAGATGAAATCGAAGGAGGCACTCATGTACTCTCCTCTCTTCACAGAAGAAGAAATGAAGTGGCTTCTACCTATCACAAATCCTGCTAACTCGGATTCTGCCAACCTCGATGCGATGGTGGAACTCCTTACGCTGGCCGGCAGGCCTCTCCCCCACGTTATGATGATGCTGGTACCGGAGGCATGGCAGGACAACCGCTTCATGGACACCTATAAAAAGGCTTTCTATAAATACCATGCTGCCCTGATTGAGCCGTGGGACGGACCTGCCGCTCTATTCTTCACTAACGGTAAACAAATTGGCGCTACCCTGGATCGTAACGGTTTGCGTCCTGTGCGTTTCTGCATAACCAAGCAGGGCAAACTCGTAATGGCTTCTGAAGCAGGTGCATTGCCTGTTAACCCGAAAGACGTTGTGCGCCGCGGCAGATTACAGCCGGGCAAAATGCTGTTGGCTGACCTGGAGCAGCACAGGATATACGAGGATGAGGAAATCAAGCAGATGGTATGCAACGATAAGCCATACCTGGAGTGGATTCAGCAGAACCGTATTAAGCTGCACCAGCGCCCTGAACCGCAGATACGCTTAAATGCTGTTTCGCCGGAGAAATTAAGGCTGAAACAGAAAGCCTATGGCTATACTTCTGAGGACCTGAAACTGATCATTCAGCCCATGGCTACCACTGGCAAGGAGCCGCTGGGAAGTATGGGATCGGATACTCCTTTGGCTGTACTTTCGCGCCAAAGCCAGCACGTAGCCAACTACTTTAAGCAGCACTTTGCGCAGGTAAGTAACCCACCTATAGACCCTATACGTGAGCGCTTGGTGATGTCGCTCTTTACGCGCTTAGGCGAATCGCTAAACGTGTTGGACGAAACACCAGCTCATACCCGACAGATACATATTTCGCACCCAGTGCTCAGCCACGGTGATTTTAACAAGATCATCAACCTGAAATCGGAAGGGTTTGAGCATCATGTCATCAATGCCACTTTCTCTACTACCCAAAAAGGTTCGCTACAAAAAGCGCTGGATGAAATTTGCGCTGAGGCTGAAGCTGCAGTAGGAGAAGGCAAGAAAATACTCATCATCTCTAACCGTGCTATCGAACCTACCCGTGCGGCCATACCTTCTTTGCTGGCTGTGGGGGCTATCCATCACCACCTGGTAGAAAAGCGCATCAGAACCAAAACAGGTCTTGTAGTTGAGGCTGGTGATGCCTGGGAAACGCATCATTTTGCTACAATAATTGGCTACGGAGCCAGCTGTGTATATCCATACATGGTCTACGATACTATTCAGCACCTGCTGGAACAGCAAAAGCTGGACGTATCGCAAAAGTTTGAGTTTGAGCACTATGCTGAAAAGTATATACAGGCAGTTGGAAATGGTCTGCTTAAGATACTTTCCAAAATGGGTATCAGCACGCTACAGTCTTACCAGAGTGCGCAGATTTTTGAGTGCCTTGGCTTTGGGCAGGAGGTAATTCAGAAGTGCTTCAAGGGAACCGTAAGCCGTCTGGAGGGCCTGAACTTTGAGGATCTGGAGCAGGAGGCTCTTGTAAAGCATCAGTCGGCTTATCTTGATGAACAGCAGTTGCTGGAGACTGGTGGCTTCTTCCAATGGAAAAGACGCGGCGAGGAGCACCTGCTGCGGCCAGAAGTAATTCATTTGCTGCAGAAGTCTACCAAGCTAAACGACTACCGCCTGTACAAAGAGTACGCAAAGCTTCTGCGGGAGCATCAGCAAAAGGCAATCACACTGCGCCACCTGTTTGAATTCAGAAAGCGTCAGTCCGTGCCTTTGGATGAAGTAGAACCTGTAGAAAGTATACTGAAGCGCTTTGCTACTGGTGCCATGTCCTTTGGTTCTCTGTCGCATGAGGCACACAGCACCCTGGCCGTTGCCATGAACCGCATTGGCGGCAAGAGCAACAGCGGCGAAGGCGGCGAAGATGAGGCACGCTACATTATTAATGAAAACGGAGATTCTGAACGCTCTGCCATCAAGCAGGTAGCATCGGGACGCTTCGGCGTAACCAGTCATTACCTGGCTAATGCTGATGAAATACAGATAAAGATTGCCCAGGGAGCTAAGCCTGGTGAAGGTGGTCAGCTGCCAGGCCATAAGGTAGACCATTGGATAGCCCGCGTGCGGCACTCTACCCCTGGTGTAGGCTTAATCTCACCTCCCCCGCACCATGATATCTACTCTATCGAGGACCTTAAGCAGCTTATCTACGACCTGAAGAATGCCAATCCTAATGCCCGCATCAATGTGAAGCTGGTAGCTGAGGCTGGTGTAGGTACCATTGCGGCAGGTGTTGCAAAAGCAAAAGCCGATGCCATCATGATTTCTGGTGCCGACGGTGGTACAGGAGCCAGTCCGCTGAGCTCTATCCGCCACACAGGCCTACCTTGGGAAATGGGCCTGGCTGAGGCACACCAGACGCTGGTAAAAAATAACCTGCGCAGCCGTGTTGTACTGCAGACCGATGGTAAGCTGATGACCGGCTACGACCTGGCGGTCGCCACTTTACTTGGCGCGGAAGAGTATGGCGTAGCCACAGCAGCCCTAATAGCCGAAGGTTGTATTATGATGCGCAAGTGCCATCTCAACACCTGCCCGGTAGGCATTGCCACCCAAAACCCGGAACTAAGACGGTTATTTACCGGTGAGCCAGAGCACGTGGTAAACCTGTTCCGCTTTATGGCCCAGGAACTGCGCGAAATTATGGCTACACTCGGCTTTAGAAGTATAAATGAGATGGTTGGGCAACCGCAGGTACTGAAAGTACGCAACGACCTGGACCACTGGAAGCTCAAGAACCTTACTTTCGATCCTATCCTGCACCAGGAGGTGGCCCCTAACAATGTGGGTATCTACCACCAGATACACCAGGAGCATGATATACAGGAGATCCTGGACAGAAAGCTGATTGCTGATTTCTACAACGGCAAAAAAGAAGGATTGCAGTACCGCATCATTAACGTAGACCGCTCTGTTGGTGCAATGTTGTCTTATGAGGTCTCTACCAAGTATGGCAAAGCCGGTTTACCTGAAGATAGCTTTTACGCCACCTTCCATGGCTCTGCCGGGCAGACCTTCGGCGGTTTCCTTGCCCCTGGTCTTACCTTCCATCTGGTAGGCGAAGCAAACGACTACCTGGGCAAAGGTCTCTCTGGCGGAAAACTGATTCTGCAGCCTTTTGAAGGTACAACCTATGTAGCACATGAGCACATTATTACCGGTAACGTGGCTCTGTATGGCGCTACCTCGGGTACTGCCTACATTAATGGTATGGCTGGTGAGCGCTTCTGTGTGCGCAATTCGGGTGCAGAGGCAGTAGTAGAAGGCATTGGCGACCATGGTTGTGAGTACATGACAGGTGGCAAAGTATTGGTGCTGGGCTCTGTAGGTAAAAACTTTGCCGCTGGTATGAGCGGTGGTATGGCTTTCATCTACGATCCTACCAACGCCTTCCCGGAACAATGTAACCTGGACATGGTGAACCTGGAGCAGCCGGATACAGCTGACTTGGCCTGGATTGAGCAAAAGCTGAGAGAACACGCAACCTATACCGGCAGTGTACAGGCTAAGGAGCTATTGAAAGGATGGCACGCACACCAGAAGTTCTTCCAGAAAGTAATGCCGCACGACCTGAAGAAGGCCCTGCAACAACAAGAAAGTGAAACGCTTAAAGTAATAGCCTGA